A genomic window from Phycisphaerae bacterium includes:
- a CDS encoding prepilin-type N-terminal cleavage/methylation domain-containing protein, whose translation MFGSTRRSQRRSAADGFTLIELLVVVAIIAVLVAILLPALQEARHQAKLMVCGSQARQWGVALVAYASDSSDFFPCTGRLPSWWWWPVELGNADASEYGGFFSNAGPFVDLVYPTYMKAESLFYCPLEVYRSRARAWPPWKESLGISYAYLGSYGLDPDRSVHAVRVKTLSDPTSAIMTDQQGWSPQLGWYWNHDGQVQGGFSLIQSTVNVLHTDGHVVLLPVHPYWYPYNAASVPGL comes from the coding sequence ATGTTCGGATCAACGCGGCGTTCGCAGCGGAGATCAGCGGCCGATGGTTTCACCCTGATTGAGCTGCTGGTGGTCGTTGCGATCATTGCCGTGCTCGTGGCGATCCTGCTGCCCGCGCTGCAGGAGGCCCGCCATCAGGCCAAGCTCATGGTCTGCGGGAGCCAGGCGAGGCAGTGGGGCGTCGCCCTGGTCGCGTACGCGTCGGACAGCAGCGACTTCTTTCCGTGCACCGGGCGGCTGCCGAGCTGGTGGTGGTGGCCGGTGGAGTTGGGCAACGCTGACGCCTCGGAATACGGCGGGTTCTTCTCGAACGCCGGTCCGTTCGTCGATCTGGTCTACCCGACGTACATGAAGGCCGAGTCTTTATTCTACTGTCCGCTGGAGGTCTATCGGTCGCGGGCTCGCGCGTGGCCTCCGTGGAAGGAAAGTCTGGGCATCAGCTACGCGTATCTGGGCAGTTACGGTCTCGATCCGGACCGATCGGTACACGCTGTACGAGTCAAGACGCTAAGCGACCCGACGAGCGCGATCATGACGGATCAGCAGGGCTGGTCACCGCAGCTCGGCTGGTACTGGAACCACGACGGTCAGGTGCAGGGCGGGTTCAGCCTGATCCAGTCGACGGTGAACGTGCTGCACACCGATGGGCATGTGGTTCTTCTTCCGGTGCATCCGTACTGGTATCCGTATAACGCGGCGTCGGTGCCGGGTCTCTGA